In Populus alba chromosome 1, ASM523922v2, whole genome shotgun sequence, a single window of DNA contains:
- the LOC118040227 gene encoding non-specific lipid transfer protein GPI-anchored 31 isoform X2, with the protein MTSRKVLSLILLCTFSISCCYWADGASQSPASAPGPSSVDCGTLISSLAECLSFVSNDSTTTKPEGNCCSGLKTVLSTKAECLCEAFKTSAQLGFALNVTKALSLPSVCKIHAPPASNCGLLALSPSGAPAPAPGGSAPGPAVSGGGNSIGFSISVGSLIIGFVVPSFFSF; encoded by the exons atgacatcAAGAAAGGTGTTGTCTCTGATCCTTCTCTGCACCTTCTCAATCTCTTGTTGTTACTGGGCAGATGGTGCCTCCCAAAGCCCCGCATCAGCCCCAGGACCCTCCTCGGTGGACTGCGGTACTCTGATATCAAGCTTGGCTGAATGCTTGTCGTTTGTGTCAAACGACAGCACAACAACAAAGCCAGAGGGGAACTGCTGTTCTGGTTTGAAGACGGTGTTGAGCACTAAAGCTGAGTGCCTCTGTGAGGCCTTCAAGACTAGTGCTCAATTGGGTTTCGCTTTGAATGTCACGAaggctctctctctcccttctgTCTGCAAAATCCACGCTCCTCCTGCCTCTAACTGCGGAT TACTGGCCCTTAGTCCCTCTGGTGCCCCTGCCCCTGCCCCTG GAGGATCTGCGCCTGGACCAGCTGTGAGTGGTGGAGGAAA TTCTATTGGGTTTTCCATCTCTGTTGGATCACTAATCATTGGATTTGTAGTTCCATCTTTCTTTAGTTTCTGA
- the LOC118040227 gene encoding non-specific lipid transfer protein GPI-anchored 31 isoform X1: protein MTSRKVLSLILLCTFSISCCYWADGASQSPASAPGPSSVDCGTLISSLAECLSFVSNDSTTTKPEGNCCSGLKTVLSTKAECLCEAFKTSAQLGFALNVTKALSLPSVCKIHAPPASNCGLLALSPSGAPAPAPGGSAPGPAVSGGGNEQAPAPSLGHSGSIGFSISVGSLIIGFVVPSFFSF from the exons atgacatcAAGAAAGGTGTTGTCTCTGATCCTTCTCTGCACCTTCTCAATCTCTTGTTGTTACTGGGCAGATGGTGCCTCCCAAAGCCCCGCATCAGCCCCAGGACCCTCCTCGGTGGACTGCGGTACTCTGATATCAAGCTTGGCTGAATGCTTGTCGTTTGTGTCAAACGACAGCACAACAACAAAGCCAGAGGGGAACTGCTGTTCTGGTTTGAAGACGGTGTTGAGCACTAAAGCTGAGTGCCTCTGTGAGGCCTTCAAGACTAGTGCTCAATTGGGTTTCGCTTTGAATGTCACGAaggctctctctctcccttctgTCTGCAAAATCCACGCTCCTCCTGCCTCTAACTGCGGAT TACTGGCCCTTAGTCCCTCTGGTGCCCCTGCCCCTGCCCCTG GAGGATCTGCGCCTGGACCAGCTGTGAGTGGTGGAGGAAATGAGCAAGCACCAGCTCCATCTCTAGGTCATTCCGGTTCTATTGGGTTTTCCATCTCTGTTGGATCACTAATCATTGGATTTGTAGTTCCATCTTTCTTTAGTTTCTGA